Part of the Halorussus sp. MSC15.2 genome, TCTCCTTCGCCGACTTCGAGGTGGTACTGCACGTCGTCGTTCGGGTCTTCGCTGTCGCCGGTCATGCCGTTGGCTGACTCGGCGGCGCGGCTTAAAGGGTTCGTCGCGGCCTCGAATTCGGGGCGGGCCGACGGAAGCGAGAGGCTTTTCTCCGACGCGGTCCGAGCGCACGGCGTGTCGCGCTATCGAGACGCCGCGTTGTTCGTGTTCCTCGCAGTCGCGTGGGGCGGGTCGTTCGTCGCCATCGAGGTGGGACTGGACTCGCTGCCGCCCCTGTTGTTCGCCGCGCTCCGGTACGACGTCGGTGCGGCCATACTCGTCGTCTACGCCGCGGTCGCTCGCGACCGATGGCTGCCCCGGACCCGAGACGACTACCTCGCGGTCCTCGTCGTCGGCGTGTTCCTCATCACGGCGGCGAACGGATTCCTCTTCGTCGGTCAGCAGTACACGACCGGCGGGGTCGCGGCGATTCTGTACAGCCTGAATCCGGTGCTCACGACCGGATTCGCCCGGAGCTTACTCCCCGGCGACCGACTGTCCCCGCTCGGACTCCTCGGACTCGTCGTCGGACTCGGCGGCGTCGCGTTGGTCGTTCGACCCGACCCGGCGAACCTGCTCGCGGGCGTAACCGGGAAGCTGCTGGTCGTCGCCTCCGCGACCAGCGTCGCGCTCGGGAGCGTCCTGCTCCGACGGCTGAGACCCACTACCGACAGCACCGCGACGACCGCGTGGGGGATGCTGGTCGGTGCGATACTGATGCACGGAGCGAGTCTCGCCGGGGGCGAACCGCCGCGACTCGCCGAGGCGCTCGGCCCGCAGGTAGTCGTCCCGCTGGCGTACCTCGGAGTTGTCGCCACTGCGGGAGCGTACG contains:
- a CDS encoding DMT family transporter yields the protein MSRYRDAALFVFLAVAWGGSFVAIEVGLDSLPPLLFAALRYDVGAAILVVYAAVARDRWLPRTRDDYLAVLVVGVFLITAANGFLFVGQQYTTGGVAAILYSLNPVLTTGFARSLLPGDRLSPLGLLGLVVGLGGVALVVRPDPANLLAGVTGKLLVVASATSVALGSVLLRRLRPTTDSTATTAWGMLVGAILMHGASLAGGEPPRLAEALGPQVVVPLAYLGVVATAGAYAAYFGLLERHSPVQVNLVSYLVPMVTAVVGWVLLGESLTPATIVGFLVILTGFALVKREALVAFAGRYSVGATPPTRNE